The following proteins are co-located in the Siansivirga zeaxanthinifaciens CC-SAMT-1 genome:
- a CDS encoding zinc ribbon domain-containing protein has translation MAKNKEVTVEERLRALYDLQLIDSRIDEIRNVRGELPLEVRDLEDEVAGLSIRLDKLVASLQLIDNDILAKKNLIEDAKSLIKKYSEQQKNVRNNREFNSLTKEVEFQELEIELAEKHIKEFKAQIEQKKLVIAETKERLKERENHLKHKKNELNDILGETEKEEQALIQKSEEYKEQIEERLVSAYTRIRNNVKNGLAVVAIERGASGGSFFTIPPQIQVEIAARKKVITDEHSGRILVDAQLAEEQKEKMQKLFSKLS, from the coding sequence ATGGCTAAAAATAAAGAAGTAACTGTAGAAGAGCGTTTAAGAGCTTTATACGATTTACAACTCATCGACTCTCGTATAGATGAAATTAGAAATGTTCGTGGAGAACTTCCTTTAGAAGTTCGTGATTTAGAAGACGAAGTTGCTGGACTAAGCATTAGATTAGACAAATTAGTTGCTAGTTTACAATTAATAGATAATGATATTCTTGCAAAGAAAAACCTTATTGAAGACGCTAAATCTTTAATTAAAAAGTATAGCGAGCAACAAAAAAATGTTAGAAATAACAGAGAATTTAATTCTTTAACTAAAGAGGTTGAGTTTCAAGAATTAGAAATCGAATTAGCCGAAAAACACATTAAAGAATTTAAAGCGCAAATTGAACAGAAAAAACTTGTTATTGCCGAAACTAAAGAACGTTTAAAAGAACGTGAAAATCATTTAAAACATAAAAAGAATGAATTAAATGATATTTTAGGTGAAACTGAAAAAGAAGAACAAGCTTTAATTCAAAAGTCTGAAGAATATAAAGAACAAATTGAAGAGCGTTTGGTATCTGCTTACACCAGAATTCGTAACAACGTAAAAAATGGTTTAGCAGTTGTTGCTATCGAAAGAGGCGCTTCTGGAGGTTCTTTCTTTACTATACCACCACAAATTCAAGTAGAAATTGCTGCTCGTAAAAAAGTAATTACCGATGAGCACAGTGGTCGTATTTTAGTAGACGCACAATTAGCAGAAGAACAAAAAGAAAAAATGCAAAAATTATTCTCTAAATTGAGCTAA
- a CDS encoding O-methyltransferase produces the protein MYFLPEDLDDYVVAHSEAEPELLQQLTRETYQKILQPIMLSGPYQGRVLSMISKLKHPKYILELGTFTGYATLCLAEGVQKDGEVHTIDVNEELVDFQRKYFDKSGYGHQIFQHLGNALEVIPQLDLMFDLVFIDADKPNYVNYFHAIIDKLNPGGIILSDNVLWHGKVVEPLDAKDTSTKAVLDYNTLLKNDPRIETVLLPIRDGLTVSRKL, from the coding sequence ATGTATTTTTTACCTGAAGATTTAGATGATTATGTTGTGGCACACTCGGAAGCCGAACCAGAATTATTACAACAGCTTACACGCGAAACCTATCAAAAAATATTACAACCTATTATGCTTAGCGGTCCTTATCAAGGACGTGTTTTAAGTATGATTTCTAAACTTAAACATCCTAAATACATTTTAGAATTGGGCACTTTTACGGGCTATGCTACACTTTGCCTGGCCGAAGGTGTTCAAAAAGACGGGGAAGTACATACCATTGATGTGAATGAAGAATTGGTTGATTTCCAAAGAAAATACTTTGACAAATCGGGATACGGACATCAAATTTTTCAGCATTTGGGGAACGCCCTTGAGGTGATACCTCAACTGGATCTCATGTTTGATTTGGTTTTTATTGATGCTGACAAACCTAATTATGTGAATTATTTTCATGCCATTATTGATAAGCTTAATCCGGGTGGTATAATTTTATCGGATAATGTGCTGTGGCATGGAAAGGTTGTAGAGCCCTTAGATGCTAAAGATACTTCTACAAAAGCTGTTTTAGATTATAACACGCTTTTAAAAAACGACCCAAGAATAGAAACTGTTTTACTACCTATTCGAGATGGTTTAACCGTTAGTAGAAAACTATAG
- a CDS encoding Nif3-like dinuclear metal center hexameric protein, protein MIVQEVITHLEELAPLAYAEDFDNVGLLVGDKNAKVTGVLVTLDTLEAVVDEAIAENCNLIVSFHPIIFKGLKSLTGKSYVERVVLKAIQNNIAIYSMHTALDNAFNGVNAMICEQLQLKNKRILIPQKETIKKLTTYVPKNEAEQLRTALFNSGAGSIGNYSNCSFNVEGFGTFKGNDSSKPTIGERGKLHTEAETKITITFQKHLEPKVLKALFETHSYEEVAYEITTIENTNQHIGIGMVGELEEPLTEKAFLNYVKDKMNTACIRYSAFLNKKIKKIAVLGGSGSFAINAAKASGADAFITADLKYHDFFNAENSILLTDIGHYESEQYTKNGLVAHLTKKFTNFAIILSKTNTNPVKYF, encoded by the coding sequence ATGATTGTTCAAGAGGTTATTACCCATTTAGAAGAATTAGCACCTTTAGCTTACGCTGAAGATTTTGATAATGTCGGACTTCTAGTTGGCGATAAAAACGCAAAAGTTACAGGCGTTTTAGTTACTTTAGACACTTTAGAAGCCGTTGTAGATGAAGCGATTGCAGAAAATTGTAACCTAATTGTAAGTTTTCATCCTATTATATTTAAAGGTTTAAAATCGCTTACGGGTAAATCTTATGTAGAGCGCGTTGTTTTAAAAGCTATTCAAAACAACATTGCCATTTACAGCATGCACACAGCCCTCGACAATGCCTTTAATGGTGTAAATGCCATGATTTGCGAGCAGTTGCAATTAAAAAATAAACGAATTTTAATTCCGCAAAAAGAAACCATAAAAAAACTAACCACGTACGTTCCAAAAAACGAGGCAGAACAATTAAGAACCGCCTTATTTAATTCGGGAGCTGGTAGTATTGGTAATTACAGCAATTGCAGTTTTAATGTGGAAGGATTTGGAACCTTTAAAGGAAACGACAGTAGCAAGCCTACAATAGGTGAAAGAGGCAAATTACACACCGAAGCTGAGACAAAAATTACCATAACATTTCAAAAACATTTAGAACCGAAAGTTTTAAAAGCGCTTTTTGAAACGCACTCCTACGAAGAAGTTGCCTATGAAATAACCACAATAGAAAACACAAACCAGCATATTGGTATAGGAATGGTTGGCGAATTAGAAGAACCTTTAACCGAAAAAGCCTTCTTAAATTATGTAAAAGATAAAATGAATACAGCATGCATTAGGTATTCGGCTTTTTTAAATAAAAAAATAAAGAAAATTGCCGTGCTTGGCGGATCGGGAAGTTTTGCTATTAATGCCGCGAAAGCCTCTGGTGCTGATGCTTTTATAACTGCCGATTTAAAATACCACGACTTTTTTAATGCAGAAAACAGCATATTATTAACCGATATCGGACACTATGAAAGTGAACAATACACAAAAAATGGTTTAGTAGCGCATCTTACAAAAAAATTTACTAATTTTGCAATCATTTTATCAAAGACAAATACCAATCCTGTTAAGTATTTTTAA
- a CDS encoding SDR family oxidoreductase encodes MNLNLTNKNALVCGSTAGIGRATAFALASEGVNVTLVARNREKLKQVLAELPNSENHNYIVADFANPRELQEQVIKYIDKTTGFHILVNNTGGPRSGDILNASLDEFDNAFTLHVKCNHVLAQTVIPFMKEIGYGRIINIISTSVKEPIPGLGVSNTIRGAVGNWSKTLSIELAPFGITVNNVLPGFTETERLNEIIKIKANNEGTSIEEMTEIMKNYTPAKRFAKPEETAHAVTFLASEAAGYINGINIPVDGGRTKSL; translated from the coding sequence ATGAACTTAAACTTAACCAACAAAAACGCCCTAGTTTGTGGCAGCACTGCCGGAATAGGAAGAGCAACAGCTTTCGCTTTAGCCAGCGAAGGCGTTAATGTTACTCTGGTAGCCAGAAATCGTGAAAAGTTAAAACAGGTTTTAGCCGAATTACCAAATAGTGAAAACCATAATTATATTGTGGCCGATTTTGCTAATCCGCGTGAGTTACAAGAGCAAGTTATTAAGTATATCGATAAAACAACCGGGTTTCATATTCTTGTAAACAACACCGGCGGCCCACGAAGTGGGGACATTTTAAATGCGAGTTTAGATGAGTTTGATAACGCCTTTACTTTGCATGTTAAATGCAACCATGTGTTGGCACAAACGGTGATTCCGTTTATGAAAGAAATTGGTTATGGTAGAATTATAAATATTATATCTACTTCGGTTAAAGAACCTATTCCTGGATTGGGTGTAAGCAATACCATTCGAGGTGCGGTTGGTAACTGGAGTAAAACACTTTCTATTGAACTAGCGCCCTTTGGTATTACCGTTAATAATGTTTTACCTGGTTTTACTGAAACCGAAAGATTGAATGAAATTATTAAAATAAAAGCAAATAACGAAGGTACGAGCATTGAAGAAATGACCGAAATAATGAAAAATTATACGCCTGCTAAACGTTTTGCAAAACCCGAAGAAACGGCCCATGCGGTAACTTTTCTTGCTAGCGAAGCGGCTGGTTATATTAACGGAATTAACATACCTGTTGATGGTGGCCGAACAAAATCTTTGTAA
- a CDS encoding Sec-independent protein translocase subunit TatA/TatB, with the protein MLPTLLFISGAEIAFILFIVIMVFGADKLPEIARGMGKGMRVLKDATNDVKREINNSAKTNGIDTSIVSDVKKQLDSVKDDLDEFTGSVKRKL; encoded by the coding sequence ATACTACCTACATTATTATTTATTAGTGGCGCAGAAATAGCCTTCATCCTATTTATAGTGATTATGGTTTTTGGTGCCGATAAATTACCCGAAATCGCTCGCGGTATGGGAAAAGGTATGCGCGTACTTAAAGACGCTACCAACGATGTAAAACGCGAAATAAACAATTCGGCCAAAACCAACGGTATCGACACCAGCATCGTTTCAGATGTAAAAAAACAACTCGATAGCGTAAAAGACGATCTAGACGAATTCACAGGCTCGGTAAAACGAAAACTATAA
- the msrA gene encoding peptide-methionine (S)-S-oxide reductase MsrA — protein MKHLFSTLLLVLLVSCQNSAQNKEEQLKVINAKPIEVPIKNGKAKAYFASGCFWCVEAIYESVKGVDEVINGYSGGHTKTPSYEASNTGRTGHAEAVEVIYDPNIVSFETLVDVYFGSQDPTQVNGQGNDIGSQYRSIIFYQNEAQKQIILKKKEALAKKLNTKIAAEVYPFQQFWVAEDYHQNYERLHPNNPYIQNVSIPRLNRFKAKFPQLLKSNH, from the coding sequence ATGAAACATCTTTTTTCTACGTTGCTTTTAGTCTTATTAGTGAGTTGTCAAAATTCAGCCCAAAATAAAGAGGAACAACTTAAAGTAATAAATGCCAAACCAATAGAAGTTCCAATAAAAAACGGTAAAGCTAAAGCATATTTTGCTAGCGGATGTTTCTGGTGTGTTGAAGCTATTTACGAGAGTGTTAAAGGCGTAGATGAAGTTATTAATGGATATTCTGGCGGGCACACAAAAACCCCTTCTTACGAAGCTAGTAATACAGGAAGAACAGGTCATGCCGAAGCGGTGGAAGTTATTTACGACCCAAACATTGTAAGTTTTGAAACGCTGGTAGATGTTTATTTTGGTTCGCAAGACCCAACACAAGTAAACGGTCAAGGGAATGACATTGGGTCGCAATATCGTTCTATTATTTTTTATCAAAATGAAGCGCAAAAGCAAATTATTTTAAAGAAAAAAGAAGCTTTAGCAAAAAAACTAAATACTAAAATTGCTGCCGAAGTTTATCCGTTTCAACAGTTTTGGGTAGCCGAAGATTATCACCAAAACTACGAACGCCTGCATCCTAACAATCCTTACATTCAAAATGTATCAATTCCAAGATTAAACAGATTTAAGGCTAAGTTTCCACAGCTGTTAAAATCTAATCATTAA
- a CDS encoding amidohydrolase family protein, translated as MTRKLRINGHSHLLPYPEEIPSFMQEKGIFWVDKDRKYMLQKDWSRPVTDSSFFLHEKLEWMERNKIDHAVVLNLSQLYGNGLRVEEMKQALRFQNDFNARIQHDNPSKFTCGFVVHPGFVRSACWEIERCVETHGLQLLCLPTHFMDTIGTWRCIFDEENEPIFELANKYNLAVEIHPYDGEKFIKLENTSWRFHLIWMLAQCADAYHFLTLNGYQEKYPNMRTCFAHGGQLAQINLGRRIQGFDGRPDLFEGKHHPRKAVGHKNIFFDTLVHDTGDLELLIKNHGSKQVLMGLDDPYPLGEMESAKQSSYPGKILDLALERKIITPTEHDAIWQDNVIKWLCGEDEAAKQKLINRILS; from the coding sequence ATGACACGTAAACTTCGTATTAACGGACATTCGCATTTACTGCCCTACCCGGAAGAAATTCCGAGTTTTATGCAGGAAAAAGGTATTTTTTGGGTTGATAAAGACCGAAAATATATGTTGCAAAAAGATTGGAGCCGCCCCGTTACCGACTCGAGTTTTTTCTTGCACGAAAAACTGGAATGGATGGAACGCAACAAAATTGACCATGCAGTTGTATTGAATTTATCGCAATTGTATGGTAATGGTTTACGTGTTGAGGAAATGAAGCAGGCCTTACGTTTTCAAAATGATTTTAATGCCCGCATACAACATGATAATCCGAGTAAATTTACTTGTGGTTTTGTGGTGCATCCTGGTTTTGTTAGAAGCGCTTGCTGGGAAATTGAACGGTGTGTTGAAACTCACGGCCTACAACTGCTTTGTTTACCAACGCATTTTATGGATACCATTGGTACCTGGCGTTGTATTTTTGATGAGGAAAACGAACCCATTTTTGAATTGGCTAACAAATACAATTTAGCCGTAGAAATTCATCCCTACGATGGTGAAAAATTTATAAAACTGGAGAACACCTCATGGCGTTTTCATTTAATTTGGATGTTAGCACAATGTGCCGATGCTTACCATTTTTTAACTTTAAACGGTTATCAGGAAAAATACCCGAACATGCGAACTTGTTTTGCGCATGGCGGACAATTAGCTCAAATTAATTTAGGACGACGTATACAGGGGTTTGATGGCAGACCCGATTTGTTTGAAGGAAAACACCACCCCAGAAAAGCTGTTGGCCATAAAAACATTTTTTTCGACACCTTAGTTCATGATACTGGTGACTTGGAATTACTTATAAAAAATCATGGTTCGAAACAGGTGCTTATGGGATTAGACGACCCGTACCCTTTGGGTGAAATGGAAAGCGCAAAACAATCGTCGTACCCCGGAAAAATATTAGATTTAGCTTTAGAGCGCAAGATTATTACGCCAACAGAACACGATGCCATTTGGCAAGACAATGTAATAAAATGGCTTTGTGGTGAAGACGAGGCTGCTAAACAAAAATTAATAAATAGAATTTTAAGTTAA
- the lpxK gene encoding tetraacyldisaccharide 4'-kinase produces the protein MKLLRKILFPFVPVYYAVTTVRNLMYDLGIKKSRHFNFPVICVGNLSVGGTGKTPMIEYLIRLLKDDKYVATLSRGYKRKTEGFKLADATDSAESIGDEPFQFYSKFGASILVVVDANRVNGINRLQALTKAPNVVLLDDAFQHRQVKAGLNILLTTYSNPFFCDLVLPTGDLREPKVGVKRANIIVVTKCPTNLNHSDKAFFIRNMNLKPYQTVFFSSIVYSNTVVSVSKTLELDALNRFTLITGIANASALVDFLKSKELQFEHLNFSDHHDFTKDEIKAFEAKELIVTTEKDFMRLKQYDSLSEKLFYLPITVLISEPEKFNKLILDFVES, from the coding sequence GTGAAGTTACTCAGAAAAATATTATTTCCTTTTGTTCCTGTTTATTATGCAGTTACTACCGTACGCAATTTGATGTACGATTTGGGAATTAAAAAATCGAGGCATTTTAATTTTCCTGTTATCTGTGTTGGTAATTTAAGTGTGGGTGGTACAGGAAAAACCCCCATGATTGAGTATTTAATTCGATTATTAAAAGACGATAAGTATGTTGCTACCTTAAGCCGAGGTTACAAACGAAAAACAGAAGGTTTTAAATTAGCAGATGCAACCGATTCGGCAGAATCGATAGGTGATGAGCCTTTTCAATTTTACAGTAAATTTGGAGCTTCTATTTTAGTCGTTGTCGATGCAAATCGCGTTAACGGTATTAATAGGTTACAAGCATTAACAAAGGCTCCAAATGTTGTTTTACTGGACGATGCTTTTCAACACAGACAAGTAAAAGCAGGATTAAATATTTTATTAACTACGTATTCCAATCCGTTTTTTTGTGACTTGGTTTTACCAACCGGCGATTTACGCGAACCTAAAGTAGGAGTGAAGCGGGCAAATATTATTGTGGTTACAAAATGTCCTACGAATTTAAATCATTCTGATAAAGCCTTTTTTATTAGAAATATGAATCTGAAACCCTACCAAACGGTGTTTTTTAGTTCTATTGTTTACTCCAATACAGTGGTTTCGGTAAGTAAAACATTAGAATTAGACGCATTAAACAGGTTTACTTTAATTACAGGAATAGCAAATGCCAGTGCGTTGGTCGATTTTTTAAAATCTAAAGAATTACAATTTGAGCATTTAAATTTTAGCGATCATCATGATTTTACAAAAGATGAAATTAAAGCCTTTGAAGCAAAAGAACTTATTGTGACAACCGAAAAGGATTTTATGCGTTTAAAACAATATGATTCGCTAAGTGAAAAGTTGTTCTATCTTCCAATAACAGTCCTTATTTCTGAACCAGAAAAATTTAATAAGCTTATTTTAGATTTTGTAGAAAGCTAA
- a CDS encoding (4Fe-4S)-binding protein produces MSKTKEYSNGEVTIVWEPEKCIHSGICVNGLPDVFQPKDKPWIKIDAAKTEALVKQVKACPSVALRFYMNDEKDKTSETLETKVEVLENGPLLVYGTLHVTYKDGSTDTKNKTTAFCRCGQSNNKPYCDGAHVKENFVG; encoded by the coding sequence ATGAGCAAAACAAAAGAATACTCAAATGGAGAGGTTACAATTGTGTGGGAGCCAGAAAAATGTATTCATTCTGGAATTTGTGTAAATGGACTGCCTGATGTTTTTCAACCAAAAGATAAACCTTGGATTAAAATTGATGCAGCCAAAACAGAGGCACTTGTTAAGCAAGTAAAAGCGTGTCCTTCTGTTGCGTTGCGTTTTTATATGAATGATGAAAAAGATAAAACAAGCGAAACTCTAGAGACTAAAGTTGAGGTTTTAGAAAATGGGCCTTTACTTGTTTATGGTACTTTACATGTTACTTATAAAGATGGTAGCACCGATACAAAAAACAAAACAACGGCTTTTTGTAGATGCGGACAATCGAACAACAAGCCTTATTGCGATGGTGCTCATGTTAAAGAGAATTTTGTTGGATAA
- the kynU gene encoding kynureninase translates to MFDYKLGLDFAIKQDENDPSASYKNQFHIPKDKHGNDLIYMTGNSLGLQPKNTKSYINQELEDWANLGVEGHTEAKNPWLPYHEFLTESMAKIVGAKPIEVVVMNTLTTNLHLMMVSFYKPTKTRYKILIEADAFPSDKYAVESQLRHHGFDDKEGLILWKPREGEELVNYADLEAILETQGNEIALIMVGGLNYYTGQYFDLKRITTLGHKYGCMVGFDCAHAAGNVPLNLHDSGADFAVWCTYKYLNSGPGSLGGCFVHERHAYNKNLNRFTGWWSHNKQTRFNMRDEFDQLPGAEGWQLSNPPILSMAAIRASLDIFNTVGFETLVEKSKKLTGYFEFLLKALGEDTIRIITPNHPNERGCQLSIQVKNANKTLHNKLTEAGVISDWREPDVIRCAPTPLYNSFQDVYYLVERLKTILNA, encoded by the coding sequence TTGTTCGATTATAAATTAGGTCTCGATTTCGCTATAAAACAAGACGAAAACGACCCGTCAGCTTCTTATAAAAATCAATTTCATATTCCAAAAGACAAACATGGTAATGATTTGATTTACATGACAGGAAACTCGCTTGGTTTACAACCTAAAAACACCAAATCTTACATAAATCAAGAGCTCGAAGATTGGGCTAATTTAGGTGTTGAAGGTCATACCGAAGCTAAAAACCCGTGGCTACCCTACCATGAATTTTTAACAGAAAGCATGGCTAAAATTGTTGGTGCAAAACCCATTGAAGTTGTGGTTATGAATACCTTAACAACAAACCTGCATCTCATGATGGTTTCGTTTTACAAACCAACCAAAACACGCTATAAAATTTTAATTGAAGCAGATGCTTTTCCTTCAGATAAATATGCTGTAGAATCGCAATTACGCCACCATGGATTTGATGATAAAGAAGGTCTTATACTCTGGAAACCACGCGAAGGTGAAGAGTTAGTAAACTACGCCGACTTAGAAGCTATTTTAGAGACACAGGGCAACGAAATAGCACTCATCATGGTTGGCGGCTTAAACTATTACACAGGGCAGTATTTCGATTTAAAACGCATTACAACCCTAGGGCATAAATACGGTTGCATGGTTGGGTTCGATTGTGCCCATGCAGCAGGAAATGTGCCTCTTAATTTACATGATTCGGGTGCCGATTTTGCTGTTTGGTGTACCTATAAATATTTAAATTCCGGCCCTGGGAGTTTAGGAGGTTGTTTTGTACATGAGCGTCATGCTTACAATAAAAACCTAAACCGATTTACTGGTTGGTGGAGCCACAACAAACAAACACGATTTAATATGCGCGACGAGTTCGACCAGCTTCCTGGAGCCGAAGGTTGGCAACTATCGAATCCGCCCATTTTATCGATGGCTGCCATTCGTGCGTCATTAGATATTTTTAATACGGTTGGATTTGAAACTCTCGTTGAAAAATCGAAGAAACTAACCGGTTATTTCGAATTCTTATTAAAAGCATTAGGCGAAGACACCATTAGAATAATCACTCCCAACCATCCAAACGAACGTGGATGCCAGCTTTCTATTCAAGTTAAAAACGCTAATAAAACCCTGCACAACAAACTTACCGAAGCTGGGGTTATAAGCGATTGGCGCGAACCCGATGTTATTCGATGCGCTCCAACCCCTTTATATAATTCGTTTCAAGATGTTTATTATTTAGTTGAACGTTTAAAAACCATATTAAATGCCTAA
- a CDS encoding 3-hydroxyanthranilate 3,4-dioxygenase: MSKLVSPINFKAWIEENRHLLKPPVGNKVVWKDGDFIVMVVGGPNNRKDYHYNETPEFFYQVEGDIVLKVIDKGTPKDITIKEGEIFLLPPKVPHSPQRGANTVGLVIEYKRPEGMRDALLWFCENCTTKLYEEDFAVKNIETDMPKIFDHYYSDEDKRTCPNCGEIMEPPKKVKID; the protein is encoded by the coding sequence ATGAGCAAATTAGTTTCACCAATAAATTTTAAAGCCTGGATTGAAGAAAACAGACATTTATTAAAGCCTCCGGTGGGTAATAAAGTGGTTTGGAAGGATGGCGATTTTATTGTGATGGTGGTTGGTGGCCCCAACAATCGTAAGGATTATCATTACAACGAAACCCCAGAATTTTTCTATCAGGTTGAAGGCGATATCGTTTTAAAAGTTATCGATAAGGGTACGCCTAAAGATATAACCATAAAAGAGGGTGAGATATTTTTATTGCCTCCCAAAGTACCACATTCGCCACAACGCGGCGCCAATACCGTTGGGTTGGTTATTGAATATAAGCGTCCCGAAGGTATGCGAGATGCCCTGCTTTGGTTTTGCGAAAATTGTACAACAAAACTTTATGAAGAAGATTTTGCTGTTAAGAATATTGAAACCGATATGCCTAAAATTTTCGACCATTATTACAGCGACGAAGATAAACGCACCTGCCCTAATTGTGGTGAAATTATGGAACCTCCAAAAAAAGTAAAAATTGATTAA
- a CDS encoding FAD-dependent oxidoreductase, with the protein MPKNQHVLIIGAGLCGSLLALRMAQRGYQVSVYEKRPDLRKITLDSGRSINLAFSNRGNKAMKLVGIDQQVKTLCIPMHGRMLHDTAGKTIFAPYSGRENEYINSISRNDLNALLLTEAEKRNNVSIYFNNKCVSVDFENTSALFYNYESKNEHVINADVIFATDGAGSAMRKSYYLGKKFLFSFSQDYLTHGYKELSILPDKTGAHKTFKNALHIWGREAFMLIALPNLDGSFTVTLFLSYDDGTYNFNNLTTEARVLEFFSTYFKDALKLMPNLVEDFFKNPTSPLGTVKCSPWHYKGNTLLMGDAAHAIVPFYGQGMNASFEDVVEFDQVLEAHPNPESKSDWETIFKVYEAKRKKDTDAIADLAIDNFHEMKGHVNNAVFREKRNLEMALEKEFPNDYASKYSLVTFNENIGYREAMLKGRAQDKAILNMLTDGVISLNDDLEVNLKKIKQETEAILEDDRIAGLK; encoded by the coding sequence ATGCCTAAAAATCAACATGTATTAATTATCGGAGCGGGCCTTTGCGGAAGTCTTTTGGCATTGCGAATGGCTCAACGAGGCTATCAGGTTAGTGTTTATGAAAAACGTCCCGATCTTAGAAAAATTACCTTAGACTCAGGGCGCTCAATAAACCTTGCGTTTTCAAACCGAGGCAATAAAGCCATGAAGCTTGTTGGCATCGACCAACAAGTAAAAACACTTTGTATTCCAATGCATGGTCGTATGTTACACGACACGGCAGGCAAAACCATTTTTGCACCCTATAGCGGACGCGAAAATGAATATATTAATTCCATTTCCAGAAACGACCTCAATGCCTTATTGCTTACCGAAGCCGAAAAACGAAACAATGTAAGCATCTATTTTAATAACAAATGTGTAAGTGTCGATTTTGAAAATACCAGCGCCCTATTTTATAATTACGAATCTAAAAACGAACATGTTATAAATGCCGATGTTATTTTTGCTACCGACGGTGCAGGTTCTGCCATGCGTAAAAGTTATTATCTGGGTAAAAAATTCTTATTTAGTTTCTCGCAAGATTATCTAACTCATGGTTACAAAGAATTAAGTATTCTACCAGATAAAACCGGAGCGCACAAAACCTTTAAAAACGCTTTGCATATTTGGGGTCGTGAGGCGTTTATGCTTATTGCGTTACCTAATTTAGACGGCAGCTTTACAGTAACATTATTTTTAAGTTACGATGATGGCACTTACAATTTTAATAATTTAACTACGGAAGCGCGTGTGTTAGAATTTTTTAGCACCTATTTTAAAGATGCTTTAAAATTGATGCCAAATCTGGTTGAAGACTTTTTTAAAAATCCAACCTCACCGCTTGGAACCGTTAAATGTTCGCCCTGGCATTATAAAGGTAACACCCTATTAATGGGCGATGCCGCTCATGCTATTGTGCCGTTTTACGGACAAGGCATGAATGCGTCTTTTGAAGATGTTGTAGAATTCGATCAGGTTTTAGAAGCACACCCCAATCCAGAATCGAAAAGCGATTGGGAAACTATTTTTAAAGTTTACGAAGCCAAACGGAAAAAAGATACCGATGCCATTGCCGATTTAGCTATTGATAATTTTCATGAAATGAAAGGTCATGTAAACAACGCTGTTTTTAGAGAAAAGCGTAACTTAGAAATGGCTTTAGAAAAGGAGTTCCCAAATGATTATGCTTCAAAATATTCTTTGGTAACCTTTAACGAGAATATTGGTTATAGAGAAGCCATGTTAAAAGGGCGCGCTCAGGATAAAGCCATTTTAAATATGTTAACCGATGGTGTTATTAGTTTAAATGATGATTTAGAAGTTAACTTAAAAAAAATAAAACAAGAAACAGAAGCTATTCTTGAAGATGATAGAATTGCTGGTTTAAAATAA